A DNA window from Xyrauchen texanus isolate HMW12.3.18 chromosome 6, RBS_HiC_50CHRs, whole genome shotgun sequence contains the following coding sequences:
- the slitrk3b gene encoding SLIT and NTRK-like protein 3, with product MHLPAFGESMLWVTLLSTIALGWTTPIPLLDDSEEIDEPCFEPCYCEVKEGLFHVHCDSKGFTNISQVSQTWLRPFKLYLQKNTLRKLYFNSFLHLNNAIAINLGNNALQDIHVGAFNGLGSLKRLYLHENKLEVFRNDTFLGLESLEYLQADYNVIKRIDSGAFRNLHKLRVLILNDNLIPVLPAFLFRSVSLTHLDLRGNRLKMLAYKGILEYIGRSLMEIQLEENPWNCICDIIQLQAWLERIPYTAVVGEITCEYPFHLHGKDLREIKRSELCPTLSEAEIESILGIPHMPVYTGRVRPTKPSSMVSPNQNTISSVEQRPAKPTKRPRPSKTPPTPRSVFPNQPPIAGYQTRPPIPIICPIGCTCNLHINDLGLTVNCKENGFRNISELMPRPLNAKKLYLSGNLIQRIYKYDFWNFSSLDLLHLGNNQIFYVQEGAFVNLPNLRSLYLNGNNIESLTLDMFHGLQNLRYLYFEYNEIREIQPAAFSLMPSLQLVFLNNNLLRTLPVGTFAGTSLTRLNLRNNYFHFLPVSGVLEHLHAVVQIDLNQNPWDCSCDIIPLKDWLETLSLVVIVGEVVCKTPVLVAGKDLRSLNAEVICPELRQSSLSPAELDSGLITTYPGVGSHSPKGAIPLSVLILSLLVLFVSAFFAAAALCAYAIKKREKLPFRKQGEVGLAGIQMECGIFTEHPPTLPETPTSNHVYDSIGAPSSHMCSNHVYNSGQESGLKHSYSETKEGGSHYRTLVEKEKEWTMAISNSPINTIVGVGAPCSDIADFCENGILCPTVIDSQGPTPKVGLVDSLFGTTSQFSNLPDRQTHPPSEYPHAKQDARPKQMITTTTGTRTGCSNQTQSDYPELRARLKTKMDYIDMLERSYQF from the coding sequence ATGCACTTGCCTGCTTTTGGTGAAAGCATGTTGTGGGTTACACTACTAAGCACAATTGCACTTGGATGGACGACTCCTATCCCTCTACTTGATGACTCAGAGGAAATAGATGAGCCTTGCTTTGAGCCCTGCTACTGCGAGGTGAAGGAAGGCCTGTTTCACGTTCATTGTGACAGCAAAGGATTTACAAACATTAGTCAAGTCTCACAGACATGGCTTAGACCATTCAAGCTCTACCTGCAGAAAAACACTTTACGGAAGCTCTACTTCAACAGTTTTCTGCACTTGAACAATGCGATTGCCATTAATCTGGGCAATAATGCCTTGCAGGACATCCACGTCGGGGCTTTCAATGGTTTGGGCTCCCTGAAAAGATTGTACCTTCATGAAAACAAACTGGAAGTGTTTCGGAATGACACATTTCTTGGATTGGAGAGTTTAGAGTACCTTCAGGCTGACTATAACGTTATCAAGAGAATAGACAGCGGGGCATTCCGAAATCTCCACAAACTCAGAGTGCTCATCCTCAATGATAATTTAATACCTGTTCTGCCGGCTTTTCTTTTCAGATCTGTCTCTCTGACGCACCTGGACTTGAGAGGCAACAGACTAAAAATGTTGGCTTATAAAGGTATTTTGGAATATATTGGTCGCAGTCTTATGGAGATCCAACTGGAGGAGAACCCTTGGAACTGCATCTGTGATATCATCCAGCTCCAGGCCTGGTTGGAGCGGATTCCATACACTGCAGTTGTTGGAGAGATCACATGTGAGTACCCCTTCCACCTCCATGGAAAGGATCTTAGAGAGATCAAACGCAGTGAGCTCTGTCCCACATTGAGTGAAGCAGAGATTGAGTCAATTCTAGGCATCCCTCACATGCCGGTCTACACAGGGAGGGTGAGGCCTACTAAGCCATCATCAATGGTCTCCCCCAATCAAAACACTATTTCCTCTGTTGAACAAAGACCTGCAAAGCCAACAAAAAGACCAAGGCCCTCAAAGACACCACCAACACCACGTAGTGTGTTCCCTAATCAGCCGCCCATTGCTGGATATCAGACAAGGCCACCTATACCAATCATTTGCCCCATTGGATGTACCTGTAATCTACATATCAATGACCTTGGTTTGACAGTCAACTGTAAGGAAAATGGATTTAGGAACATTTCTGAATTGATGCCTCGACCCTTGAATGCTAAGAAACTTTACTTAAGTGGAAATCTCATTCAGAGAATTTATAAGTATGATTTTTGGAATTTTTCCAGTCTCGATTTATTGCACTTGGGTAACAATCAGATATTTTACGTCCAAGAGGGAGCTTTTGTTAATCTACCTAATTTAAGAAGCCTTTATCTGAATGGTAATAACATTGAGAGCTTAACTCTTGATATGTTTCACGGGTTGCAGAACCTCAGGTACTTGTATTTTGAATACAATGAAATAAGAGAAATCCAGCCAGCTGCCTTCAGTTTAATGCCATCCCTGCAGCTAGTCTTTCTTAACAACAACCTCCTGCGTACGCTGCCTGTGGGAACATTTGCTGGAACCTCGCTAACACGCCTGAACCTGCGCAACAACTACTTCCATTTCCTCCCAGTCAGCGGGGTTCTAGAACATCTGCATGCTGTCGTTCAGATCGACCTGAATCAGAACCCCTGGGACTGCTCCTGTGACATCATCCCTCTGAAAGATTGGCTGGAGACACTGAGCTTAGTAGTCATAGTTGGAGAGGTGGTGTGTAAGACGCCAGTGCTGGTCGCAGGAAAAGACTTGCGCTCTCTGAATGCTGAGGTCATTTGCCCTGAGCTTCGACAGTCCTCGCTCTCTCCTGCTGAACTAGATAGTGGGCTTATCACAACGTATCCCGGGGTGGGGTCGCACTCACCGAAAGGTGCCATACCTCTCTCCGTCCTCATTCTCAGCTTGCTGGTTCTGTTTGTGTCTGCCTTCTTTGCTGCTGCAGCTCTTTGTGCATATGCTATAAAAAAGCGTGAAAAGCTACCCTTTAGGAAGCAAGGGGAAGTGGGTCTGGCAGGCATTCAGATGGAATGTGGAATATTTACTGAACATCCACCCACCTTACCCGAAACTCCTACTTCCAATCACGTGTATGATAGTATTGGTGCTCCTTCTTCGCACATGtgcagtaaccatgtttataaTAGTGGACAGGAATCAGGGCTGAAGCATTCGTACTCAGAGACAAAAGAGGGTGGATCACACTACAGAACACTTGTGGAGAAAGAAAAGGAGTGGACCATGGCAATCTCTAATTCCCCCATTAACACTATTGTCGGTGTTGGAGCACCTTGTAGTGACATTGCTGACTTTTGTGAAAATGGAATACTCTGCCCAACTGTCATTGATAGCCAAGGTCCCACCCCCAAGGTGGGATTAGTGGACAGTCTTTTTGGCACAACTTCCCAGTTTAGCAACCTGCCAGACAGGCAAACACACCCTCCCTCAGAATACCCACATGCAAAACAGGATGCCAGACCAAAGCAAATGATCACAACCACTACAGGGACAAGGACAGGATGTTCTAATCAAACCCAAAGTGATTACCCTGAGCTGAGGGCTAGACTCAAAACAAAGATGGATTACATTGATATGCTGGAGAGGTCATATCAATTCTAA